In the Kribbella sp. NBC_00482 genome, one interval contains:
- a CDS encoding DUF3662 and FHA domain-containing protein, producing MRPLQRFERRLEGIVSGVFARAFKGDVEPIELAAALKREIDNTARILSRDRRLVPNHFTIELGPDDFERLNAYGRTLNHELANELRDHADIQRYTFSGPIDIELVQQDELPTGKFRVVSETLGTPQRRPEPYQQPEPQPYQQEPYVPPNPPPVVPQYQQPQPPAQQQQPRRGHPQVMLEVNGRRRPVNPPGVVLGRGTDADIQINDPGVSRRHAEIRLMPEGPGGIRVVMVDLGSTNGTLVNGRRTTEAELVDGSTVRIGNTTMTLRLADEPMAQPPSSGW from the coding sequence GTGCGACCGCTACAGCGCTTCGAGCGACGCCTGGAAGGCATTGTGAGCGGTGTCTTCGCGCGCGCTTTCAAGGGCGACGTCGAGCCGATCGAACTGGCCGCCGCCCTCAAGCGTGAGATCGACAACACCGCGCGGATCCTGTCCCGGGACCGCCGGCTGGTGCCGAACCACTTCACGATCGAGCTCGGTCCGGACGACTTCGAGCGGCTGAACGCCTACGGCCGGACCCTGAACCACGAGCTCGCCAACGAGCTGCGGGACCACGCCGACATCCAGCGGTACACGTTCTCCGGGCCCATCGACATCGAGCTGGTCCAGCAAGATGAGCTCCCGACCGGTAAGTTCCGGGTGGTCAGCGAGACGCTCGGGACGCCCCAGCGGCGCCCGGAGCCGTACCAGCAGCCCGAGCCCCAGCCCTACCAGCAGGAGCCCTACGTGCCGCCGAACCCGCCGCCGGTTGTTCCGCAGTACCAGCAACCGCAGCCGCCAGCACAGCAGCAGCAGCCGCGCCGCGGGCACCCGCAGGTGATGCTCGAGGTGAACGGCCGCCGCCGCCCGGTGAACCCGCCCGGTGTGGTGCTCGGCCGCGGTACCGACGCCGACATCCAGATCAACGACCCGGGCGTCTCCCGGCGGCACGCTGAGATCCGCCTGATGCCGGAGGGCCCGGGCGGTATCCGGGTGGTGATGGTCGACCTCGGCTCCACCAACGGCACGCTGGTGAACGGCCGCCGGACCACCGAGGCCGAGCTGGTGGACGGCTCGACGGTCCGGATCGGCAACACCACCATGACGCTGCGTCTCGCGGACGAGCCGATGGCCCAGCCGCCGAGCAGCGGGTGGTGA
- a CDS encoding FHA domain-containing protein FhaB/FipA — MSELTLTLIKLGFLALLWMFVLAVLSVIRSDLFGAKVDSRAAAAAVPQNSRTPKPAKPAKKRKGLPASVTIADGPQAGVGASLGDEPVIIGRGSDCQIRLDDDYSSTRHARVFQSEGQWWVEDLGSTNGTYLDGQRVTRPVPAEIGGSIRIGRTTLNIAK; from the coding sequence ATGTCGGAACTGACCCTGACCCTGATCAAACTGGGGTTCCTGGCCCTGTTGTGGATGTTCGTCCTCGCGGTGCTGTCCGTGATCAGGTCCGACCTGTTCGGCGCGAAGGTGGACAGCCGGGCCGCGGCTGCCGCCGTCCCGCAGAACTCCCGTACGCCGAAGCCCGCGAAGCCGGCCAAGAAGCGCAAGGGCCTGCCCGCGTCGGTGACGATCGCGGACGGCCCGCAGGCCGGGGTCGGTGCGTCACTGGGCGACGAGCCGGTGATCATCGGCCGTGGGTCGGACTGCCAGATCCGGCTCGACGACGACTACTCCTCCACCCGGCACGCCCGGGTGTTCCAGTCCGAAGGCCAGTGGTGGGTCGAAGACCTCGGCTCCACCAACGGCACGTACCTTGACGGCCAGCGGGTCACCCGCCCGGTCCCGGCCGAGATCGGCGGTTCGATCCGGATCGGCCGGACGACGCTGAACATCGCGAAGTAG
- a CDS encoding aminodeoxychorismate/anthranilate synthase component II: MPRILVVDNYDSFVYNLVQYLQQLQADTTVLRNDEVTPDEAGEYDGVLLSPGPGTPEEAGACVDIVKEKGREVPIFGVCLGLQAIGVAYGGVVGRADELLHGKTSQVFHEGAGVLSGLPSPFTATRYHSLAIAQDSVPDELQVTARTEAGVIMAARHRDLPVEGVQFHPESVLTEGGHRMLANWLEICGDPDAVARSAGLAPVVS; the protein is encoded by the coding sequence ATGCCGCGGATCCTTGTCGTCGACAACTACGACTCCTTCGTCTACAACCTGGTGCAGTACCTGCAGCAACTGCAGGCCGACACCACCGTGCTGCGCAACGACGAGGTCACCCCGGACGAGGCCGGTGAGTACGACGGTGTGCTGCTCTCCCCCGGTCCGGGTACGCCGGAAGAGGCCGGCGCCTGCGTCGACATCGTGAAGGAGAAGGGCCGCGAGGTCCCGATCTTCGGGGTGTGCCTCGGCCTGCAGGCGATCGGCGTCGCGTACGGCGGGGTCGTCGGCCGCGCGGACGAGCTGCTGCACGGCAAGACCAGCCAGGTGTTCCACGAGGGCGCCGGCGTACTGTCCGGGCTCCCGTCGCCGTTCACCGCGACCCGCTACCACTCGCTGGCGATCGCGCAGGACAGCGTGCCGGACGAGCTCCAGGTGACCGCGCGGACCGAGGCCGGCGTGATCATGGCGGCCCGGCACCGCGACCTCCCGGTCGAGGGCGTGCAGTTCCACCCGGAGTCGGTGCTGACCGAGGGCGGCCACCGGATGCTCGCGAACTGGCTCGAGATCTGCGGCGACCCGGACGCGGTCGCCCGCTCCGCCGGCCTCGCACCGGTCGTCAGCTAG
- a CDS encoding PP2C family protein-serine/threonine phosphatase: MTLSLDYATLSDVGRVRRNNEDSAYAGPHLLLLADGMGGAAAGEVASAAAVQVIRRLDTPEISGEDMIEALAGAVHRANERLSELVEEDPEREGMGSTVTALMFDGKRLGLAHLGDSRAYRLRDGQLYQLSHDHTFVQSLVDEGRISQEEAFTHPHRNLILRVLDGRPDSDPDLEMLDVQAGDRLMLCSDGLPDYVSDEVIAASMASGTPDSVVVELITHALEAGSNDNVTVLVADVVETEPASGVQPQLVGAAAELAQGSTGRGEPTVAVRTAGGDGHGGGGHGGTLDPEELRYAPRPPKRFAWLRRIAVLIVVLGLIGGGGWFAYSWTQKQYYVGTDGDYVAIFKGIEADLPGLSLSKVYERQTLQVDKLPTYSREQVEANIQADDLPGARSIVAELQHTAAECAAKPTTTPKPSTPVPSTPVPSSKPPASTPVSKPPASSPPASTAPTGTASPSTPVDPDDCDGVR, encoded by the coding sequence ATGACCCTGTCGCTCGACTACGCAACCCTCTCCGACGTCGGACGGGTGCGCCGCAACAACGAGGACTCGGCGTACGCCGGTCCGCACCTGCTGCTGCTCGCCGACGGGATGGGCGGCGCGGCAGCCGGTGAGGTGGCCAGCGCGGCGGCGGTCCAGGTGATCCGGCGGCTGGACACCCCGGAGATCAGCGGCGAAGACATGATCGAGGCGCTGGCCGGCGCGGTGCACCGGGCCAACGAGCGGCTGTCCGAGCTGGTCGAGGAGGACCCCGAGCGCGAGGGCATGGGCTCGACGGTCACCGCGCTGATGTTCGACGGCAAGCGGCTCGGCCTGGCGCACCTGGGCGACTCCCGCGCGTACCGGCTGCGGGACGGCCAGCTGTACCAGCTGAGCCACGACCACACGTTCGTGCAGTCGCTGGTCGACGAGGGCCGGATCTCCCAGGAGGAGGCCTTCACCCACCCCCACCGGAACCTGATCCTGCGCGTCCTCGACGGCCGCCCGGACTCCGACCCGGACCTGGAGATGCTCGACGTCCAGGCCGGCGACCGGCTGATGCTGTGCAGCGACGGCCTGCCCGACTACGTGAGCGACGAGGTGATCGCGGCCTCGATGGCCTCCGGTACGCCGGACTCGGTCGTCGTCGAGCTGATCACGCACGCGCTCGAGGCCGGCTCGAACGACAACGTCACCGTCCTCGTCGCGGACGTCGTCGAGACCGAGCCCGCGAGCGGCGTGCAGCCGCAGCTGGTCGGTGCCGCCGCCGAGCTGGCGCAAGGCAGCACGGGGCGCGGCGAGCCGACGGTCGCGGTCCGCACCGCCGGTGGTGACGGCCACGGCGGCGGTGGTCACGGCGGCACGCTGGACCCGGAGGAGCTGCGGTACGCGCCGCGTCCCCCGAAGCGGTTCGCGTGGCTGCGGCGGATCGCCGTACTGATCGTCGTTCTCGGCCTGATCGGCGGCGGCGGCTGGTTCGCGTACAGCTGGACCCAGAAGCAGTACTACGTCGGCACCGACGGCGACTACGTGGCGATCTTCAAGGGCATCGAGGCGGATCTCCCCGGGTTGTCGCTGTCGAAGGTCTACGAGCGGCAGACGCTGCAGGTCGACAAGCTCCCGACGTACAGCCGGGAGCAGGTCGAGGCCAACATCCAGGCGGACGACCTGCCCGGCGCGCGCTCGATCGTGGCGGAGCTGCAGCACACCGCTGCCGAGTGCGCCGCCAAGCCGACCACGACGCCCAAACCGTCGACGCCGGTGCCATCGACGCCTGTGCCGTCCAGCAAGCCACCAGCCTCGACGCCGGTTTCGAAGCCGCCGGCCTCCTCGCCGCCCGCGTCGACGGCCCCGACCGGTACGGCGTCGCCGAGCACGCCGGTCGACCCCGACGACTGCGACGGGGTCCGATGA
- the pknB gene encoding Stk1 family PASTA domain-containing Ser/Thr kinase encodes MTSQARLVGGRYEEGEPLGRGGMAEVRRGLDNRLGRSVAIKRLRVDLASDATFQARFRREAQSAASLNHPTIVSVYDTGEEPDPNGSGVTIPYIVMELVTGKTLRDLIREGRKIMPERALEITSGVLEALDYSHRAGIVHRDIKPGNVMLTPQGQVKVMDFGIARAVADTSSTMTQTAAVIGTAQYLSPEQARGETVDARSDLYSTGCLLYELLTGRPPFVGESPVSVAYQHVREQPLPPSSFDPDIPPEVDAVVLKALAKSREERYQSASEMRADIHRVLAGQQVTAPMAAVAETRSMAPTAVAATAATQQYHQTSANDLLPPGGDDLDEAQDARSRRNRGLAYFLLGLAIVAVAVGAYALFSNMNKDDKAGGGGTSATPPAKVAVPDVSGKSVAAATALLADQGLKFAVGPAETSDTVGRGSAIRQTPTAGTEAEQGSVVTVVFSSGRSAFPVPDVIGKSESAARKALEGTSANFEVKDKTVEQDSDQKKGIVLAVSPDPSGQYPSGQEFTLTISSGKTNVDVPNVVTQTFDDAKLTLEQAGFRVGQTFGNDQNQAEGTVLNQSVKAGTKAPKGTLITLTVNKLQPTTPPTSEPTETPTTTPSTPTITIPGG; translated from the coding sequence ATGACATCGCAGGCACGTCTCGTCGGCGGCCGGTACGAAGAAGGCGAACCGCTCGGCCGCGGCGGCATGGCGGAGGTCCGCAGGGGCCTCGACAACCGGCTCGGCCGGAGCGTCGCGATCAAGCGGCTGCGCGTCGACCTCGCGAGTGACGCCACCTTCCAGGCGCGGTTCCGGCGCGAGGCCCAGTCGGCCGCGTCGCTGAACCACCCGACGATCGTCTCGGTCTACGACACGGGCGAGGAGCCGGACCCGAACGGTTCCGGCGTCACCATTCCGTACATCGTGATGGAGCTGGTGACCGGCAAGACGCTGCGGGACCTGATCCGCGAGGGCCGCAAGATCATGCCGGAGCGGGCCCTGGAGATCACCTCCGGTGTCCTCGAGGCGCTCGACTACAGCCACCGGGCCGGCATCGTGCACCGCGACATCAAGCCCGGGAACGTGATGCTGACCCCGCAGGGCCAGGTCAAGGTGATGGACTTCGGTATCGCCCGCGCGGTCGCCGACACGTCCTCCACGATGACCCAGACCGCGGCCGTGATCGGCACCGCGCAGTACCTGTCCCCGGAGCAGGCCCGCGGCGAGACCGTGGACGCCCGCTCCGACCTGTACTCGACCGGCTGCCTGCTCTACGAACTCCTCACCGGCCGACCCCCGTTCGTCGGCGAGTCGCCGGTGTCGGTGGCCTACCAGCACGTCCGGGAGCAGCCGCTGCCGCCGTCCTCGTTCGACCCTGACATCCCGCCGGAGGTCGACGCGGTCGTCCTGAAGGCGCTGGCGAAGAGCCGCGAGGAGCGGTACCAGAGCGCGTCCGAGATGCGCGCCGACATCCACCGGGTGCTGGCCGGCCAGCAGGTGACCGCGCCGATGGCGGCGGTCGCGGAGACCCGGTCGATGGCGCCGACCGCGGTGGCGGCGACGGCCGCGACCCAGCAGTACCACCAGACCTCGGCGAACGACCTGCTGCCGCCGGGCGGCGACGACCTGGACGAGGCGCAGGACGCGCGGTCCCGCCGCAACCGCGGCCTGGCCTACTTCCTGCTCGGCCTCGCGATCGTCGCGGTCGCGGTCGGTGCGTACGCGCTGTTCTCGAACATGAACAAGGACGACAAGGCCGGCGGGGGCGGGACATCCGCCACCCCGCCCGCCAAGGTCGCCGTACCGGATGTCAGCGGCAAGTCGGTCGCCGCCGCGACCGCGTTGCTCGCCGACCAGGGTCTGAAGTTCGCGGTGGGACCGGCGGAAACCAGCGACACGGTCGGCCGCGGCTCCGCGATCCGGCAGACCCCGACAGCGGGCACCGAGGCCGAGCAGGGTTCGGTGGTCACCGTGGTGTTCTCGTCCGGGCGAAGCGCGTTCCCGGTGCCGGACGTGATCGGCAAGTCGGAGTCCGCGGCCCGCAAGGCGCTCGAAGGCACGTCCGCGAACTTCGAGGTCAAGGACAAGACGGTCGAGCAGGACAGCGACCAGAAGAAGGGCATCGTGCTCGCGGTCAGCCCGGACCCGAGCGGGCAGTACCCGTCGGGTCAGGAGTTCACCCTGACGATCTCCAGCGGCAAGACGAACGTCGACGTACCGAATGTCGTCACCCAGACGTTCGACGACGCGAAGCTGACGCTCGAGCAGGCCGGCTTCCGGGTCGGGCAGACGTTCGGCAACGACCAGAACCAGGCCGAGGGGACCGTCCTCAACCAGTCCGTGAAGGCCGGCACCAAGGCGCCGAAGGGCACGCTGATCACGCTGACCGTGAACAAGCTGCAGCCCACCACCCCACCGACGAGCGAGCCGACCGAGACGCCGACGACGACACCGTCGACGCCGACCATCACGATCCCCGGCGGCTGA
- a CDS encoding cell division protein CrgA, which translates to MPESSSRPKKKTEKVKAEKTPRKPRTTGRVWVAPLMLACWLLGLAWLVVFYVAGTDIPVMKDLNNWNLLIGMGLIAVGFIVSTQWV; encoded by the coding sequence GTGCCCGAGTCGAGCAGTCGCCCCAAGAAGAAGACCGAGAAGGTCAAGGCCGAGAAGACCCCGAGGAAGCCGCGTACCACCGGTCGCGTGTGGGTCGCGCCACTGATGCTGGCGTGCTGGCTGCTCGGCCTCGCCTGGCTGGTCGTCTTCTACGTGGCGGGCACGGACATCCCCGTGATGAAGGACCTCAACAACTGGAACCTGCTGATCGGCATGGGCCTGATCGCCGTCGGCTTCATCGTCTCCACCCAGTGGGTCTGA
- a CDS encoding FtsW/RodA/SpoVE family cell cycle protein, with amino-acid sequence MSIASTSVIQIIPRTRRGVELLLLVIAVAVSVAAYVNIGVTVQNAVPASTGYYAAGIGLLALIAHLALRYRAPYADPVLLPCAVLLNGLGVAMIHRVDLGLAIVAEAKGNTPKAAAAPQQITWTAVGIVLFLVVILVIRDHRRLQALTYTAGLAGLVLLVLPLIPGLGVNLNGARIWIRLAGMSFQPGEFAKICLVVFFAGYLVVKRDVLTLAGHRFLGLDLPRARDLGPIGIAWAVSLGVLVFESDLGSSLLFFGLFLFLLYVSTERAGWLIIGGLLFVGGAYFAYATFGHVHRRVTDWLNPWAIDGGQVKLGLMGQSWGGILGRGLGQGHPEATLYAQSDMIISSFAEELGLTGLIAILLVYTLIIERGLRTALGCRDIFGKLIATGLAMSFALQVFVIVGGVTGLIPLTGLATPFMALGGTSLVANWAIIALLLRISDQARRPQTPAAPVSDETIAMAVQKA; translated from the coding sequence ATGAGCATCGCCTCGACGTCCGTCATCCAGATCATCCCGCGTACTCGGCGCGGGGTGGAGTTGCTGCTGCTCGTGATCGCGGTCGCTGTATCGGTCGCCGCTTACGTGAACATCGGCGTCACCGTGCAGAACGCCGTACCGGCCAGCACCGGGTACTACGCGGCCGGGATCGGGCTCCTCGCGCTGATCGCCCACCTCGCGCTCCGCTACCGGGCGCCGTACGCCGACCCGGTGCTGCTGCCCTGCGCCGTGCTGCTGAACGGCCTCGGCGTCGCGATGATCCATCGGGTCGACCTCGGCCTGGCCATCGTCGCGGAGGCGAAGGGCAACACCCCGAAGGCGGCCGCGGCGCCGCAGCAGATCACCTGGACCGCGGTCGGCATCGTGCTGTTCCTGGTCGTCATCCTCGTGATCAGAGATCACCGCCGGCTGCAGGCGCTCACCTACACCGCCGGCCTGGCCGGTCTGGTGCTGCTCGTACTGCCGCTGATCCCCGGCCTCGGCGTGAACCTGAACGGCGCCCGGATCTGGATCCGGCTGGCCGGCATGTCCTTCCAGCCCGGTGAGTTCGCGAAGATCTGTCTGGTCGTGTTCTTCGCCGGCTACCTGGTGGTGAAACGCGACGTCCTGACGCTGGCCGGGCACCGCTTCCTCGGGCTCGATCTGCCGCGGGCCCGCGACCTCGGCCCGATCGGGATCGCCTGGGCGGTCAGCCTCGGCGTCCTGGTGTTCGAGAGCGACCTCGGTTCGTCCCTGCTGTTCTTCGGCCTGTTCCTGTTCCTCTTGTACGTCTCCACCGAGCGGGCCGGCTGGCTGATCATCGGCGGCCTGCTGTTCGTCGGCGGCGCGTACTTCGCCTACGCGACGTTCGGCCACGTGCACCGCCGGGTCACCGACTGGCTGAACCCGTGGGCGATCGACGGCGGCCAGGTGAAGCTCGGACTGATGGGTCAGTCCTGGGGCGGCATCCTCGGCCGCGGTCTCGGCCAGGGCCACCCGGAGGCCACGCTGTACGCGCAGAGCGACATGATCATCTCCTCGTTCGCCGAGGAACTCGGGCTGACCGGGCTGATCGCGATCCTGCTGGTGTACACCCTCATCATCGAGCGCGGCCTGCGGACCGCGCTCGGCTGCCGGGACATCTTCGGCAAGCTGATCGCGACCGGTCTGGCGATGTCGTTCGCGCTGCAGGTGTTCGTGATCGTCGGCGGCGTCACCGGGCTGATCCCGCTGACCGGTCTGGCCACCCCGTTCATGGCCCTCGGCGGTACGTCGCTGGTCGCCAACTGGGCGATCATCGCGCTGCTGCTGCGGATCAGCGACCAGGCGCGGCGGCCACAGACCCCGGCCGCTCCGGTCTCCGACGAAACGATCGCGATGGCGGTGCAGAAGGCATGA
- a CDS encoding peptidoglycan D,D-transpeptidase FtsI family protein gives MNSAIRRLAVAAIILMLALMANSTYLQAFRANEINGRNDNNRVRDSQFSVNRGPILIGSTPVAQSKESDDRFKYQRTYPNGQVYAPVTGFYSYLFGRGGIELTMNAELNGSDPSMAFRRIIDVISNRPQQGGSVTLTLNAAAQQAAYNGLAGKTGAVVAIEPKTGRILAMASRPSYDPNLLASHDTEKVGNAWKNLNADKSKPLSNRAVQELYPPGSTFKLVTAAAALSSGKYTPESKVNSPAELPLPQTTVPLVNEDGKNCGGSNSATLTIALRYSCNTAFGTVGMALGADALNEQAAKFGFGAKPLTELPAVATSQFPGDPNEPQTAQSAIGQFDVRATPLQMAMVAAGIANKGEVMKPYLVQNVKTPDLKTVSETKPESLHQAVTPQVAAQLTAMMVDVVNNGTGKPGRISGVQVAGKTGTAQTTKERPPFAWFTAFAPAEDPKVAVAVLIEDANIPRNDIAGGTLAAPIAKKVMEAVLGQ, from the coding sequence ATGAACTCAGCGATCCGGCGACTGGCCGTGGCGGCGATCATCCTGATGCTCGCGCTGATGGCGAACTCGACGTACCTGCAGGCCTTCCGGGCGAACGAGATCAACGGCCGCAACGACAACAACCGGGTCCGCGACTCCCAGTTCTCGGTGAACCGCGGCCCGATCCTGATCGGCAGTACGCCGGTCGCGCAGAGCAAGGAGTCCGACGACCGGTTCAAGTACCAGCGCACGTACCCCAACGGCCAGGTGTACGCGCCGGTGACCGGGTTCTACTCGTACCTGTTCGGCCGCGGCGGTATCGAGTTGACGATGAACGCCGAGCTGAACGGCTCGGACCCGTCGATGGCGTTCCGGCGGATCATCGACGTGATCAGCAACCGTCCGCAGCAGGGCGGCAGCGTGACCCTGACCCTGAACGCCGCGGCCCAGCAGGCGGCGTACAACGGCCTGGCCGGGAAGACCGGTGCGGTGGTCGCGATCGAGCCGAAGACCGGGCGGATCCTGGCGATGGCCAGCCGGCCGTCGTACGACCCGAACCTGCTCGCCTCGCACGACACCGAGAAGGTCGGCAACGCCTGGAAGAACCTGAACGCCGACAAGAGCAAGCCGCTGTCGAACCGCGCGGTGCAGGAGCTGTACCCGCCCGGGTCGACGTTCAAGCTGGTCACCGCGGCGGCCGCGCTGTCCAGTGGCAAGTACACGCCGGAGAGCAAGGTGAACTCGCCGGCCGAGCTGCCGCTCCCGCAGACCACGGTCCCGCTGGTGAACGAGGACGGCAAGAACTGTGGCGGCAGCAACAGCGCGACGCTGACGATCGCGCTGCGCTACTCCTGCAACACCGCGTTCGGCACCGTCGGCATGGCCCTCGGCGCGGACGCGCTGAACGAGCAGGCCGCGAAGTTCGGCTTCGGCGCCAAGCCGCTGACCGAGCTGCCGGCCGTGGCCACCAGCCAGTTCCCCGGCGACCCGAACGAGCCGCAGACCGCGCAGTCGGCGATCGGGCAGTTCGACGTCCGCGCCACCCCGCTGCAGATGGCGATGGTGGCGGCCGGGATCGCGAACAAGGGCGAGGTGATGAAGCCGTACCTGGTCCAGAACGTGAAGACCCCGGACCTGAAGACGGTCTCGGAGACCAAGCCGGAGTCGCTGCACCAGGCGGTCACGCCGCAGGTCGCGGCCCAGCTGACCGCGATGATGGTCGACGTCGTCAACAACGGCACCGGCAAGCCCGGGCGGATCTCCGGAGTCCAGGTGGCCGGCAAGACCGGTACGGCGCAGACCACGAAGGAGCGCCCGCCGTTCGCGTGGTTCACCGCGTTCGCGCCGGCCGAGGACCCGAAGGTGGCCGTGGCGGTGCTGATCGAGGACGCGAACATCCCGCGCAACGACATCGCGGGCGGCACCTTGGCGGCTCCGATCGCCAAGAAGGTGATGGAGGCGGTGCTAGGCCAATGA
- a CDS encoding DUF881 domain-containing protein — MRRLRRISLWRAVAPLALLCAGLLFATSATNARGTDLRPSRNTTLAGLVEEQSRRSASLVRQHAALTQDIEKLQAQQGSIDPALAKQLKDLSDAVGTTPVTGPGLTVTLKDAPSEVVKENPDVDADWLVIHQQDIQAVVNALWAGGADAISIQNHRVISTTGIKCVGNSVVLHGVPYLPPYKITAIGDRRKLQKALDDSQYIENLQDYVVKFQLGYDVKNESSISMPAYEGTLDLQSATVPGFPRTPSTSPTVTGR; from the coding sequence GTGCGTAGGTTGAGGCGGATTTCGCTGTGGCGTGCGGTTGCGCCACTGGCGCTCCTGTGCGCCGGTTTGCTGTTCGCGACCAGCGCCACCAACGCCCGGGGCACCGACCTCCGGCCCAGCCGCAACACTACGCTCGCAGGCCTCGTGGAGGAACAGAGTCGGCGCAGCGCGAGCCTGGTCCGCCAGCACGCCGCCCTCACCCAGGACATCGAGAAGCTCCAGGCGCAGCAGGGGTCGATCGACCCGGCGCTGGCCAAGCAGCTCAAGGACCTGTCCGACGCGGTCGGCACCACGCCGGTCACCGGGCCGGGGCTGACCGTGACGCTGAAGGACGCGCCGTCCGAGGTCGTCAAGGAGAACCCGGACGTCGACGCCGACTGGCTGGTGATCCACCAGCAGGACATCCAGGCGGTGGTGAACGCGCTCTGGGCCGGCGGCGCGGACGCGATCTCGATCCAGAACCACCGCGTCATCTCCACCACCGGGATCAAGTGCGTCGGCAACTCCGTCGTACTGCACGGCGTCCCGTACCTCCCGCCGTACAAGATCACCGCGATCGGGGACCGGCGGAAGTTGCAGAAGGCGCTCGACGACTCGCAGTACATCGAGAACCTGCAGGACTACGTGGTGAAGTTCCAGCTCGGGTACGACGTGAAGAACGAGTCGTCGATCTCGATGCCGGCCTACGAGGGCACCCTGGACCTGCAGAGCGCGACGGTCCCCGGCTTCCCGCGGACTCCCTCGACAAGCCCGACCGTCACCGGGCGATAA
- a CDS encoding PQ-loop domain-containing transporter, with the protein MLDLLPIIAACFGIPQYLPQILKLRRTGDTAGVSWSWATLTSINNAAWFGYFMASGYWTASLPSTAAATLAGTLSVMLVRRGALNARAVGWIAGWAGLLAAGAIVGGRIGLGTLLAAASIVQVTPSLWTAYRTARPSGISSATWALVLGELSCWLVFGLWNADVRLTTLGATGVLASLLMLARARATSRQRTVTTDAVDAGNSRA; encoded by the coding sequence ATGCTCGACCTCCTGCCCATCATTGCCGCCTGCTTCGGCATCCCGCAGTACCTTCCGCAGATCCTCAAGCTGCGCCGGACCGGTGACACGGCCGGTGTCTCCTGGTCCTGGGCGACGCTGACGAGCATCAACAACGCGGCGTGGTTCGGCTACTTCATGGCATCGGGCTACTGGACCGCGAGCCTGCCCTCCACCGCCGCGGCAACGCTCGCCGGCACCCTCTCGGTGATGCTGGTACGCCGTGGAGCGCTGAACGCACGCGCCGTCGGCTGGATCGCAGGCTGGGCCGGACTGCTCGCGGCCGGCGCGATCGTCGGCGGCCGCATCGGATTGGGCACCCTGCTCGCCGCCGCCTCGATTGTCCAGGTGACGCCTTCGCTGTGGACGGCGTACCGAACCGCGCGCCCGTCGGGGATCTCTTCGGCCACCTGGGCGCTGGTCCTCGGCGAGCTGTCCTGCTGGCTCGTCTTCGGCCTGTGGAACGCCGACGTACGTCTGACCACCCTCGGCGCCACCGGCGTGCTCGCGAGTCTGCTGATGCTCGCCCGGGCACGCGCTACCAGCCGTCAGCGAACCGTCACGACTGACGCCGTCGACGCCGGGAACAGCCGGGCGTAA
- a CDS encoding type II toxin-antitoxin system Phd/YefM family antitoxin has translation MSFTETRANLAAALDAVESDAEELVITRAGHEPVVVVTLAEYESLKETDYLMRSPANARRLREAIEQDRAGDGTIRELVDPDSADDQGRAGGAA, from the coding sequence ATGAGTTTTACGGAGACGCGCGCGAACCTGGCTGCGGCCCTCGACGCGGTCGAGAGCGACGCGGAGGAGTTGGTGATCACCCGCGCCGGGCATGAGCCTGTCGTCGTTGTCACGCTGGCGGAGTACGAGTCACTGAAGGAGACCGACTACCTGATGCGGTCGCCGGCCAACGCGAGGCGGTTGCGCGAGGCGATCGAGCAGGACAGGGCGGGCGACGGCACCATCCGAGAATTGGTCGACCCCGACTCCGCCGATGACCAAGGCAGGGCGGGTGGCGCTGCATGA
- a CDS encoding Lrp/AsnC family transcriptional regulator, which produces MDTIDRNILAVLQEDGRLTVTELAQRVGLSAAPCHRRLRELERAKVIRGYRAVVDGAAVGHGFEVLLAVTMDREESVAGFEAGLAEIPEVVQAERLFGEPDYFVRVVTADIAAFQKLRDERLARLPGVQRLTSTIVMKKVVDNRPLPT; this is translated from the coding sequence GTGGACACCATTGATCGCAATATTCTTGCTGTGCTCCAGGAAGACGGTCGGCTGACGGTCACCGAGCTCGCGCAGCGGGTCGGGTTGAGTGCTGCGCCCTGTCATCGGCGGTTGCGGGAGCTCGAGCGGGCCAAGGTGATCCGTGGGTACCGCGCGGTCGTCGACGGAGCCGCGGTCGGGCACGGGTTCGAGGTGCTGCTGGCGGTGACGATGGACCGGGAGGAATCGGTCGCCGGGTTCGAAGCCGGGCTGGCCGAGATCCCCGAGGTGGTGCAGGCCGAGCGGCTGTTCGGGGAACCGGACTACTTCGTCAGGGTGGTCACCGCGGACATCGCCGCGTTCCAGAAACTGCGCGACGAGCGGCTGGCGCGACTGCCCGGCGTGCAGCGCCTGACATCCACAATCGTGATGAAGAAGGTCGTGGACAACCGCCCGCTGCCAACCTGA